In Chryseobacterium salivictor, the DNA window CAGTTCCTTTAGTATCAGAGTTGGTTAAAACAGTAGCACTGTTTGCCCCAATTTTAGTATTGTACTGGTATGATGCAGTGTTGGGATAGTAAACACGATCTTGGTTGGTCATTCTTGCAGTAGATTCTTTTCTGTTTGCTCCATATTGGAATACAGAATTTACATCTTTAGTATATAGAATGTCTGTGGTCAATGTGAATACAGAGTTTGGAATTTTGTAGTCAGCGCCAAAACTTGATCTCCATACAGAAGGCATTTTGAAGTCCTGATCAACTAAAGCAAATGAAGATGGTGCACCTTCTTTAGGGCTATTGATGAATACGTTTCCTGCTCCTGCTGGTGGATTGTTTACATAATAGTAAATATCCTGAGGTTGGAAAGTTACATTTCCGATCCATCCTGCGATCTCAGCATAAGAACCCGGTTCAACAGTGTTTTGTAAAACACCTGCATTGGTTGGCATATTGGTTAACCATACAAAAGGAACACGTCCTGTAAAGATACCTGTACCTCCACGCAATGTTAAACTTTTGTCTCCGATTACATCGTAGTTGAATCCTAAACGTGGAGAAAGAGAAACTTTAGATTTTGGCCATTCACCAGAAGCGTAGTTTCTTGGGTTTCCGTTTTTATCTAATAAATTTAATGCATCAATCGATGGATTGGCTGTAAGATCATTTAAATAATTAGGAAGCTCTGCTCTTAAACCAACTGTAAAGTTGAATTTGTCGCTTAATGTAATTCTATCCTGTAAATAGGCAGAAGCCAATCCGAAATTAACTCTTGAATAAGTATCTTGGTTAGCATATGGATAAGTTAAACCAAACATAATTGGTGCAACCTCAGCCGAAGTACCTGTTTTTAAGAAGTCTTCTACAGAAGCATAACGGTAATAACCTGTTCCCATTCTTGTGTATGAGTTACCGAATTTTTGAACTTCATAAGCAATACCAGCAGTAAAGTTATTTTTACCTACGGTATAAGTTAAGTTATTGGTAAAAGAGAAGTTGTCATTCACAACATCGTTTAAGTAAGAAAATAATTCTGTACCGAAACTGATGTAATTCCCTCCATTAGCAGAACCATCCCAGATATCAACAAAAGGGAAAAGCTTTTCTGAAGGAGAAGTTCTTTTATCCTGAATTTTTGAGTAGGTAAATAATAATTTATTGGAAAGACTAGAGTTGAAAGTTGAATTTAATTCAGCAGTAATAGAGCTTACCGTGTTTTCAAAACCATAATTTCCACTTTCAAAAGTCATTGCTTTATCACTTACACGTCCCCAAGAAGATCTTGGTGCTGGACCTGAAGAAGCGTTCGCTAGTTGCTGTGATGTTCCTTTCAACATATTATAACGAACTGCAAACTTGTGCTTATCGCTGATGTTCCAGTCTAAACGAAGTAAAAATTTATCACCTTGTTGTTCTGCTTCATCAGCATACCCTTGGTAACGGCCAGGATTATATCCCCATCTGTTGATCAAGTGGTTTTGAACTGCAATTAGATCAGATTCTTTAACTCTTGAAATATTATTTGCAGGATCTGCAACTCCATCTTGTGAAGCGGTCCAAAGATTCGCACCTGAGGCATTTGCACCGGTAGCGGTTTCTCTTTCACCACTCAAAAAGAAGAACAATTTATTTTGTACAATTGGTCCACCTACCGTAAATCCATTCGTCATTTTCGCACCGGAAACTTTTTGAATTTCATCACCGTTAATTTTCCAACCACTCAAATCTTTTCCGGTATAATAACCATATAGTGAACCGTGGAATTTATTGGTTCCAGATTTAGTAATGGCGTTAATACCAGCACCTGTAAAACCAGATTGGGTAACATCAAAAGGTGCAATATTTACAGAAATTTCCTGAATTGCATCTAATGAAATTGGTTGAGAATTGCCACCAGGTAATGGGCTGCTACTTAAACCGAAACCGTTATTGAAATTCGCACCGTCAATTTGAAGGTTGTTATAACGAGCATCACGACCTGCAAATGAATTTCCGTTTGCCTGCGGAGTTAATCTCGTAAAATCAGTAATACTTCTCGAAGATTGCGGAAGATCCTGAATTAGTTTTTGACCAATATTGGTTGCAGCACCAGTCTTGTTCATGTTTCTGCCCCCTGTTCCAGAAATAATTACTTCTGCGATATTTGCTGTCTTCTCACCGAATATTGGATTCAGTGCGAAAGGTTGACCTAGCTCCAAGTATACGTCTTCGTATATGATTGGCTTTTCATTACCATAAGTAACTTCTACTTTGTATGGGCCACCAACACGCATGTTGGATAAGTTAAAAACTCCTGCTGAATTTGCAGTTGCGGAATAGACCGTCCCAGAAGGCATGTGGGTCGCTTTAATTGTTGCACCAGTGATTTTCTTACCGTCGCTCATTGTGACAACACCAGACATGTTACTTGTTGTAACCTGGGCATTTACGGATCCATACCCTGCAAATGCTAAAGCAGCAACGAGAACAGTTTTCTTTAGTGGATTAAAATTCATATCAGTTAATTTTATTAGACTTACTATAAAAGATTTTTGCAAAAATATCTAAATTAAATGGTACTTTCGTTAACAAATTGTTAAATTTTAAAATTTTGTTAAATTTCCTTCTATTCATAAGGGAATCAAAGTATTGGGGATTTTGTTCTCTAATAAAAGGGTTGTTGATTTATCTTTTTTTGTTTAAATGCACTTTCTCATTTCACAGCCTTCAAACTCAGGTCGATGTTCTCTGCAGAATGGGTCAGTGCACCTGCGGAAATAAAATCTACACCCGTTTGTGCAATGTCTTTCAGCATTTCCCGGGTAATGCCACCGGAAGCCTCAGTTTCACATTTCCTGCCGATTAATTTTACGGCTTCTGCCATCATTGCAACCTCCATATTGTCGAGCATAATTCTGTCGACGCCGGCTTTCAAAGCTTCTTCTACCTCTTCTAAATTTCGGGTTTCAACCTCTATCTTTAATGGTTTTTTAATCTTTTCAGTATATGCCTTTGCCATTTTTACAGCGTTGGTGATGCTTCCGTTATAATCGATATGGTTGTCTTTGAGCATGATCATGTCATACAAACCAAACCTGTGATTAGTGCCGCCACCGATGGCCACCGCCCATTTTTCGCAAAGTCTGAAATTGGGCGTTGTTTTTCTCGTGTCCAAAAGTTTCGTTTTTGTTCCCAATAACCGCGAATCCCACTCATGGGTAATGGTTGCGATACCACTCATTCGCTGCATGCAGTTCAAAACAAACCGTTCGGTAGTCAGGATAGATCTGGCGCTTCCCGTTATGTAAAAAGCAATATCGCCCGCTTTTGCAGGGTCACCATCTTTCATCAACCGTTCTACTTTTAAGTTTTTATCAAACTGTTTGAAAATCATTTCTGCCAGTTCAACTCCGGCTAAAATACAGTCCTGTTTCACCAGGAGTTGGGCTTTCTGCTGTAGATCTTTAGGAATGGTAGCCAAAGTAGAATGGTCGCCATCTTGAATATCTTCTTCCAATGCGTTTTTAATAAAGGTCTTTAAAGCGTCTTTCGTGATGTAGATCGGTTTTTTCATATTTTTATATTTGAAGGAATCTTCATTTTTTTTAGGTTCGGTGAAAGTTTAAATTTAGTTATTTGTTTTTAGCCACAGGTTTACCATTGCCTAACCACTCACTCCACGATCCTACGTACGGTTTGGGGATTTCAAATCCTGCATAATCCAGGGCCAGTAAAGTGTGACAAGCGGTAACTCCTGATCCGCAGTACACCGCTATTTTTTCAGATGGAATATCTTTTAAAGCTTCTGCATATTTTTCATGAAGAATTTCCGGACTTTTAAAAGTTCCGTATTCAGTAAGGTTTCCTTTAAATGGGATATTCATCGCGCCCGGAATATGCCCTGCGACATCATCGATGGGCTCCGTTTTGCCGTCATAACGGTCTTTTTCACGAACATCAATAATAATATATTCAGGGTTTTCAGAATAACGTTCAATAAAATCAATATCCGCCACCGGAAGTTTCCATTCTTTTAATGAAAGTTTATCAACGGGTTCGGGTTCGACGATTCTTGAATTTAGGGGCAGTCCCATTGCTTTTGCTCTTTGTATCCCGCCGTTTAAAACCTGAACTTTTTCTATTCCTACAGATCTCAGCATCCACCAAAATCTTGCTGCGGCAATAGAAGCGTTTTTATTGTCATACACAATAACGTGGGAATCCTGGGTGATCCCCAAACGCATCAAGACTTCCGCAAATTTTTCTAAACTGGGCAACGGATGTCGTCCGCCATTTTTTATGTTTTTCGGAATTTGGGCTAAATCATTATTCAAATCCACATAGAGCGCTCCGTCGAGATGTTCATGCAAATGGCTGTCATAAGCAGAACCACCACTTCCGGCGTCTACTATGACGACATTTTCCCGGTTCAAATCCGCTAACTCTTCAGCGTTGATAATTGGTGACAGTTTCATGGGTTTTCCCTTTTTTTTGAGTTCTTTCTCCATTCTTCCATGCTCGGAAGTCTTATTTTATAAATCGTTATTTACACCAAATCTTTATTATAAAAAGCGCCTTTGTTCTCTTTCATCATCAATGAATGCTTGATAATCAAATAAGAGATATTGGTCAGATTTCTCAGTTCCGAAAGTTTTGGCGACAGAATCGAGTAGTTGTACAGTTCATTCACAGCTTCGAAGATTTCCTGTTGTTTTCTCTTTGCCAGAGCCAAGCGGTCATTTGATCGGACGATACTTACCAAATCGCTCATCATTTCCTGCAATTGTCTGCGAAGGTAGGAAATCATCACCATCTCGTCCATCATTTTCATACCCTCTTCGTCCCATTGCGGAATTGCTTTCAAATCTTCAAAGTTGAAATCATTGATTTTTAGGAGTTCGACTGTTTTCAAAGCCGCGTTGTGACCGAAGACCAGCCCTTCCAGTAAAGAGTTTGAAGCCAGTCGGTTAGCGCCATGTAAGCCAGAATTGGTACATTCTCCTACGGCAAATAGATTTTTAATGGAACTTTGGCCGTCCATGTCGATATCGATTCCGCCCATTAAATAGTGACATGCCGGAACGATCGGAATGAGTTGGGTGAAAGGATCGATTCCTTCATCCAAACATTTCTGATAAATATTGGGAAAATGTTCGATGAATCTTTCCTGATTCATTTCGCGGCAATCAAGCCCTACATAATCATCGCCCGAAATTTTTAATTCATTATCAATGGCTCTGGCAACTATGTCCCGCGATGCTAATTCTTCGCGTTCGTCATACTTGTGCATGAATTTTGCACCATCTTTCGTTCTCAATTTTGCACCATCGCCCCGCACTGCTTCTGAAATCAAAAACAGCATTCCGTCTCTTTTGGAAAATAAAGCGGTGGGGTGAAACTGGTAATACTGCATATTCGAAATTTTCCCGCGCGCTCTGTGGACAAAGGCTATTCCGTCGCCGGTTGCGATAATCGGATTGGTGGTGTTTTTGTAAACATGACCTGCTCCGCCGGTTGCGACCAAAGTGATTTTCGCCGTAATTTTCTTTATTTCTTTATTTTTTTCATCAAGAACGTAAGCGCCGTAGCAGTCGATTTTTTCAAGGTCGAAAATTTTATTGGGAACGTGATGTTGCGTAATCAAATCGATGACATAATGATGCGCCATAATTTCGATATTCGGTGATTTGTTCACCGTTGCCAATAAAGCGCGTTCTATTTCAGCGCCGGTAATATCTTTGTGATGAACAATGCGGTTTTCGGTATGTCCGCCTTCTCTGCCGAGCATGAGGTGACCGTCTTTTTGGTCAAAATTAGTTCCCCAGTCCACAAGTTCTTTAAATCTTTCGGGACCTTCGCGAACGACCATTTTTACCACTTCAAGATTATTTTCACCATCGCCGGCTCTCATGGTGTCATCGATATGTTTCTGAAAATTATCTTTGTCGAAATCGGTTACTACGGCCAATCCGCCCTGCGCATATTTGGTGTTGCTTTCGTCTTCATCGGCTTTGGTGACGATGATTATTTTTGCCTCGGGCATTCTTTCGGATATTTTTATCGCATAAGAAAGTCCGGAGATTCCTGATCCGATGACGAGTACGTCTGCTTTTATCATGGAGTTATTTTGGTGTAATGAATGAAAATTTAGACCTTATTTTAAATAAACTTAAACAGTTTATCATTCGGTTTTCTTACTTTTTTTAAATTCTGAAATTGGTCTTCTTCCGATCGGTACCCAAGCGCTAAAGTCACTGCGACTTTTTCTTTTTCGGTATCAATCCCTAAAACAATATCGATTTTTTCCTGACTGAAGCCTTCCATCGGGCAGGTGTCTACATTTTCTAAAGCCGCCGCAAACATCAGATTTCCCAAAACAATATAGCTCTGTTTATCTGCCCAAATCATCACTTCTTCTGAATCTAAATGCTGAATATGTTTGCTGATACTTTCTTTAAATGGATTTAAACTTTCCAGAGGAACTTCTCTGGTTTCTGAAATATGATTAAAATAATTGCCGATATATTCATTGCCAATATTGTTTTTCGAAACAATAACAATCAAATGCGAACACGTTGAGATTTGCGATGGATTGTAAAAGGCAGGAATGAGTTTCTGCTTCATTTCCGGACTTTGCACAATAAGGAGCCGATAAGGCTGCAGTCCCAATGAACTAGCCGAAAGTCTTGCCGCTTCAAGGATATGGAAGAGCACATCGGACGAAACTGTTTTTTCAGGATCAAATTTTTTAACCGAATATCTTTTGTTGAGTGCTTCAAGGTAATTCATCTAACAAAGATAAATAAATGAGCCGGAAGTTGGGTGGGTGAATTTCTTTAAGTGAATTTCTAAAGGTGAATTTTAAAAGTGAATGGTGAATTTCTTCGGGTCAATTTTAAAAGTGAATTTAATAAATATTAAGTTTAGAAAATTCACCATTTCACAGCAACGATACTTGACCATTAAATTGACCATTCACTGCGAAGCTAACTAACCATTCACTGCGGAGTAAATTCACGCAAAGTAATTTACCGTCAGAAAAGCCCGCCGTTCTGTTGTTTCTCGAAAAATTCATCAATTTGAAGAGGTTCCGTTTGGGCGGCTTTTACGGCAAGTTGATCGCAGATTTCATTTTCGAGATGGCCTGCATGACCTTTAACCCAATGAAAAGTGGTTTGATGTGCTTTAATTAAAGGAACCATTCTTTTCCACAAATCAGGATTTTTTACATTTTTAAAACCTTTTTTAATCCAACCGAAAATCCATTTCTGATTAATCGCGTCAGAAACATATTTGCTGTCGGTGTAAATGTGAATGTCATTTTCGGTAGATTTCAGTTTTTCCAAAGCGGTTATCACCGCCAACAATTCCATGCGGTTGTTGGTTGTGAGGCGAAACCCCTGCGAATATCTTTTTTCGTAATTTTTTTCGGGAACCTTCATCACGATTCCGTAACCCCCTTTTCCGGGGTTACCACTACAGGCGCCGTCGGTATAAATTTCAATTCTAAGACCCATTCCTAAAATTGAAAATCGTCATCATCATCCGCATCATTCATCGACGAACCGGAAAGGTTTTGGTTGCTTGGTAAATCGAAAGCAGCACCGGGATCGATGGTAGTTTTAATTTTTTCAAAACCTCCCGGAGTATCCTGTTGTCCAAAATTCGAAGACTGGTAACCGTAGCCACCGCCTCCACCAAATAAATCAAGGTCGGCAAATTTGGCAATATTTTTATGGAAAGACATTCTCACATCTGCGGTAGCACCATTACGGTGTTTTGCGATAATCAGTTCTGCCTGGTTTTCTGTGGAGGACTCACCGCCGTCTTCATCATTGTCCCAAGTGGTGATTTTATAATATTCCGGACGGAAAATAAACGAAACAATATCGGCATCCTGCTCAATCGCTCCAGATTCCCGAAGGTCAGAAAGCATCGGTCTTTTTCCAGGTCGTGTTTCCACACTTCTTGAAAGCTGAGAAAGTGCAATAACAGGAACATTCAGCTCTTTTGCAATTGCTTTCAGGGAACGGGAGATCATTGCAATTTCCTGTTCACGATTTCCTGCTCCCCCTTTTCCGGAATTTGCGGTCATCAACTGAAGATAATCGACCATGATGATTTTTACTCCATGCTGCATGACCAATCTCCGGCATTTTGCCCGAAAATCGAATACAGAAAGGGAAGGTGTTTCGTCAATATATAAAGGAGCGTTTTCTAAAGCGGAAACATTGGAGAATAAACGTTGCCATTCTTCATCGTTCATTTGTCCTTTTCGTAATTTCTCAGAAGAAATTCCCGTTTCTGAAGCGATCATTCTGGTAATCAACTGAACGGAAGCCATCTCCAGCGAGAATAAAGCCATCGGAATATTATGTTCTACCGCAATATTTCTTGCCATAGAAAGCAGGAAAGCGGTTTTGCCCATTGCCGGACGGGCCGCAATAATAATTAAATCGGAATTTTGCCAACCACCGGTTTCTTTATCAATATCTTTAAATCCGGACGGGATTCCGGAGATTCCCTCTTTGTCTTTTAAGGCTTTAATGGTTTCAATGGCCTGGCTAACCAAAGTATTCGCAGTGTCGAAACCTTTTTTAATAGTTCCGTTTGTAATTTCAAAAAAGGATTGTTCGGCTTTATCCAAAAGCTCGAAAACATCGGTAGATTCTTTATAAGAACTGTCGATCACATTGGCGGAAACATTAATCAGACTCCGCAGAATGAATTTCTCTAATATCACCCGGACATGGTACTCAATATGCGCACTGGAAGAGACTCCCATCGTTAAATCAATGATGTAATGATCTCCTCCTGCAAGTGCTAATTTATCGGTTTTCTTTAATTCCTGAATTACCGTCATTAAATCGACGGGATGATTACCTTCGAAGAGACGGACGATTACGCGGAAGATTTCCTGGTGTCTTGGGTCGTAAAAAACATCCGCGGTCAATAAATCAATGGAATAATCCAGTCCTTTTTTATCAATTAAAAAAGTGCCGATAACGAGTTTCTCGAATTCTATTGCATTGGGAGGCATTTTGCCGTCGGAAATAGAAAGTTCCTTAGCGAAATTACCATGAATTAGTGAAGATAAAGTTTCCTTTTGTGCCATATGACAAAGATAGTTTTTTTAAGTTTTTATTCCGAATATTTAATCAACAATGTCCTGGGTTTTAAGGTCAATAAGTTGTTTGTTAGTGAATTGCAGTGTTGATAAGTCGGAAATTAAACAGTTTTTATTTTGGCGAGGATTGAAACGGAAATTCTTTTTTTTGGCGCTGCCAAAGGTGCAGCAAAAAAGATTGGAGGGAAGAGCCGGACCGAATTGGTTAGAAGTTCTACACTGTTTAGTCTTAAAAAATTAATAGTTCATTTTGCGGAGTTTTGGAACGGTGGTTCCGACTAAAAGTGCGATTAAAACGGTCATGGTTCCCCCAAAAACGACGGATCGAACAACGCCTAAAAGTTTGGCTGCAACGCCACTTTCGAATTGACCCATTTCGTTGCTCGACATGATGAAAATGGAATTCACGCTTAAAACCCGGCCGCGAATATGATCGGGCGTTTTCAGTTGTACAATCGTACCGCGGATGACCACCGAAATTCCATCGAGCATTCCACTGGCCACCAATAAGAAAAAGGAGAGCCAGTATAATTTAGAGAAACCGAAACCGATGATGCACAGGCCAAAACCTGCCACGGCAACGAGTAAGATTTTACCTTGATTTTTGGTTAACGGTACAAACGCCAGAGTCATGATAATACACATGGAGCCGATATCTGAAGCAGCATTCAGCAAGCCGAAACCTTCGGATCCTACATCTAAAATATCGGTAGCGAAAACCGGAATCATGCCGACGGCACCGCCAAAAAGGACGGCGAACATATCAAGGCAAAGTGCGCCCAAGATTTCTTTTGTTTTGTAAATGTAGGCGATTCCTTCGCGCATACTTTCTACCACGCCCATTGTTCGGTCGCTGTTTTCTGAAGGGTGTTTTTTCAGAGACCAAAAGAAAATGGAGGAGAAAATCATTAATCCGACAATCACGAGGATTGTTCCGGAAATATCAATCCAGTGAATAAGAAAGCCACCCAAAGCATGGCCAGAAACAGAAGCGGTAAGAAAGGTCGCCTGGTTGAGTGTGATAGCGTTCGGAAGTTGATCTTTTGAAACTATCTTTGGAATCATTGAAGGAATTATAGGGCCGATAAATGCGCGGCAAAATCCGGTACAAAAAATGACGGCATAAATAAAATAAGAAATCTGGATATTGCTGAAGTGCAGTAAACTGTGACCAAAAAAGGCGGGAACCGCCAATAAGCCGATGAGCAAAACATAAGCGTAATTGCAGATCAGCAAGAGTCTTTTCTTCTCAGAATTATCGATAACGTGGCCGGCGTATAAGGCAGTTGATACCGCAGGAATAACTTCTGACAAGCCAATCAACCCAATGGCGAAAGGATCTTTGGTTAATTTGTAAATCCACCAGCCCATCAGTGTTGCCAACATTCTGAAAGATAAGATCAGAAAAAAACGGCCGGTCATCAAGTTCCGAAATTCTGCTATTTTTAAGGTCTGAATAGGTTGCAATGAAATCATTTTGCAAAAGTAAATTTTAGGAACGAAAAATCATTTATTAATTTGCCACGAATGCACGAATTTTTTTCTATAAGTTAGTTGTTGCTTTCCAATAATTGAAATGAAGTAATGTTAAAAAAATGGAGATTCGTGAATTCGTGGCTTCCCATTTTGCATTAAGTTTTTGCCACGAATACACGAATTTTTCTTCAACAGCTTGTTCCTTTTAAATGGACCTTTTCCTATGATTGAAATGAAGTAATGTTAAAAAAAATGGAGATTCGTGAATTCGTGGCTTTTAGAAACACTTAAGTTTTCCAAAAAAAATTATCTTTGAAAAATGAATTGGATTTTACTCATTATCGGCGGCTTATTTGAAACCGGCTTTGCCACTTGTCTCGGAAAAGCGCAAGAAACAACCGGAAGAGAAAGTTATTTTTGGTGGGCAGGTTTTGCAATTTCTCTTTTTCTGAGTATGTTTCTTTTATACAAGGCAATTTCTGTTGGCGCCAGTCCCATTCCTGTTGGGACAGCGTACGCAGTCTGGACGGGAATTGGTGCGGTAGGTGCTGTTTTTATGGGAATATTTATATTCGATGAGCCTGCGACTTTCTGGCGAATATTTTTTGTTTTCACTTTGATTGCTTCGGTGATTGGGCTGAAAGTGGTTTCTAATTAGGACAACATAGAAGAAGCCGTCTCAACACTTATTGAAACGGCTTCTTTTTTTATTTGTATTTTTTCTAATATGCTATTTCTTAACGATTTTTGAAGTTTCGATTAATTCGCTTCCAGAATATACTTTAACAACATAAGCAGCTTTTGGAAGTCTTTCTATATTGATCGATGTTTCAGAAGAACTGATTACCAGTTTTCCGGTCATATCAAAGATTTCAGTTTTGGAAATAGAATTCTTTTTGTTGGCCTTTAAGTTAATTACATTAACTGCTGGGTTTGGGTAGATGGAGACGTTTCTAAGATTAGAATATACATTTGTAGTACCCAACTGGTTTTCTCCTGTAATCGTGAATGCAAGCCCTTCAAAAGTTTCACCTAGCAAACTTGAAATAGTTGTCCAGGAGGTTGCTCCTTCTTCAAATAAATCAGCCTCATCGATTAGCACAGGTTCTGAGTAATTATCATTTCCTAAAGCCCAGTAGAATGTTTCATCCTCATCGTAACCGTAATCGTAACCAAGATCAACTTTAGGCGCAAAAGCCACCCAATATTTTTTATTGGCTTTCAATGTTAGGTTTTGTCCCAATGCCTTAGTAACATCAACTTCAAAGGTGAAATCCACATCATCCGCGGAAAGGGTCGCAGCGCTATTGGTTTCGTCGATATTTATGACAGCAACCGCCGTGCTTAGATCACTTGGTTTTCCAGCGGGAAAACCGTTGTTGTCATTGAAGATATACATTTTTAATCCCAGATAAACTTCTGGTAAATCACCATAGAACTGACTTCCATAAAAAACAAATTTCTCAATTTTGGTGTCTTCAGAAAGTTGAAAGTCATCTGCCGCAAAAACTTGATAATCGTCTTGATCTACCATTGATATGATTCCATTTGAGAAATCAGGTGCTTGATCAAATTTTATTTCATTTGCTTTTAAATGGGATACAAATGGTTTATGGGTCTCATTTTTGCTTGGTTTTTTAAAGCTTTTAATCTGCGCATTTGAGAATGTCATCGCTAACATCGTTCCTAAAAAATAGATTTTTTTCATTAAATATAATTTGAATTAATATTTTCAAATGTAATAAAAATTTATTAAAATATTAAATATTTTGTTAATTCGGTACTTATAAATAGGTGTTGGTGTGAGTATTTATCCGAATTTGATTGTTTGCAGAATGTTTTTTGAATTTCAGATGCTGTTGTTTTTGTCAGGATGAAAATTATTTAGAGTTAATTATTGTCCTCCGATGGCGAGCCCGAACCCCTCACCTAAAGCTCGCATTGTGTCTGCAATGATATAAGTTATGACCAAAAGACCAACGGTTCCACCGA includes these proteins:
- a CDS encoding NAD(P)H-dependent oxidoreductase, yielding MNYLEALNKRYSVKKFDPEKTVSSDVLFHILEAARLSASSLGLQPYRLLIVQSPEMKQKLIPAFYNPSQISTCSHLIVIVSKNNIGNEYIGNYFNHISETREVPLESLNPFKESISKHIQHLDSEEVMIWADKQSYIVLGNLMFAAALENVDTCPMEGFSQEKIDIVLGIDTEKEKVAVTLALGYRSEEDQFQNLKKVRKPNDKLFKFI
- the nadC gene encoding carboxylating nicotinate-nucleotide diphosphorylase, with product MKKPIYITKDALKTFIKNALEEDIQDGDHSTLATIPKDLQQKAQLLVKQDCILAGVELAEMIFKQFDKNLKVERLMKDGDPAKAGDIAFYITGSARSILTTERFVLNCMQRMSGIATITHEWDSRLLGTKTKLLDTRKTTPNFRLCEKWAVAIGGGTNHRFGLYDMIMLKDNHIDYNGSITNAVKMAKAYTEKIKKPLKIEVETRNLEEVEEALKAGVDRIMLDNMEVAMMAEAVKLIGRKCETEASGGITREMLKDIAQTGVDFISAGALTHSAENIDLSLKAVK
- a CDS encoding sulfurtransferase; its protein translation is MKLSPIINAEELADLNRENVVIVDAGSGGSAYDSHLHEHLDGALYVDLNNDLAQIPKNIKNGGRHPLPSLEKFAEVLMRLGITQDSHVIVYDNKNASIAAARFWWMLRSVGIEKVQVLNGGIQRAKAMGLPLNSRIVEPEPVDKLSLKEWKLPVADIDFIERYSENPEYIIIDVREKDRYDGKTEPIDDVAGHIPGAMNIPFKGNLTEYGTFKSPEILHEKYAEALKDIPSEKIAVYCGSGVTACHTLLALDYAGFEIPKPYVGSWSEWLGNGKPVAKNK
- the dnaB gene encoding replicative DNA helicase, coding for MAQKETLSSLIHGNFAKELSISDGKMPPNAIEFEKLVIGTFLIDKKGLDYSIDLLTADVFYDPRHQEIFRVIVRLFEGNHPVDLMTVIQELKKTDKLALAGGDHYIIDLTMGVSSSAHIEYHVRVILEKFILRSLINVSANVIDSSYKESTDVFELLDKAEQSFFEITNGTIKKGFDTANTLVSQAIETIKALKDKEGISGIPSGFKDIDKETGGWQNSDLIIIAARPAMGKTAFLLSMARNIAVEHNIPMALFSLEMASVQLITRMIASETGISSEKLRKGQMNDEEWQRLFSNVSALENAPLYIDETPSLSVFDFRAKCRRLVMQHGVKIIMVDYLQLMTANSGKGGAGNREQEIAMISRSLKAIAKELNVPVIALSQLSRSVETRPGKRPMLSDLRESGAIEQDADIVSFIFRPEYYKITTWDNDEDGGESSTENQAELIIAKHRNGATADVRMSFHKNIAKFADLDLFGGGGGYGYQSSNFGQQDTPGGFEKIKTTIDPGAAFDLPSNQNLSGSSMNDADDDDDFQF
- the nadB gene encoding L-aspartate oxidase, whose protein sequence is MIKADVLVIGSGISGLSYAIKISERMPEAKIIIVTKADEDESNTKYAQGGLAVVTDFDKDNFQKHIDDTMRAGDGENNLEVVKMVVREGPERFKELVDWGTNFDQKDGHLMLGREGGHTENRIVHHKDITGAEIERALLATVNKSPNIEIMAHHYVIDLITQHHVPNKIFDLEKIDCYGAYVLDEKNKEIKKITAKITLVATGGAGHVYKNTTNPIIATGDGIAFVHRARGKISNMQYYQFHPTALFSKRDGMLFLISEAVRGDGAKLRTKDGAKFMHKYDEREELASRDIVARAIDNELKISGDDYVGLDCREMNQERFIEHFPNIYQKCLDEGIDPFTQLIPIVPACHYLMGGIDIDMDGQSSIKNLFAVGECTNSGLHGANRLASNSLLEGLVFGHNAALKTVELLKINDFNFEDLKAIPQWDEEGMKMMDEMVMISYLRRQLQEMMSDLVSIVRSNDRLALAKRKQQEIFEAVNELYNYSILSPKLSELRNLTNISYLIIKHSLMMKENKGAFYNKDLV
- the rnhA gene encoding ribonuclease HI gives rise to the protein MGLRIEIYTDGACSGNPGKGGYGIVMKVPEKNYEKRYSQGFRLTTNNRMELLAVITALEKLKSTENDIHIYTDSKYVSDAINQKWIFGWIKKGFKNVKNPDLWKRMVPLIKAHQTTFHWVKGHAGHLENEICDQLAVKAAQTEPLQIDEFFEKQQNGGLF
- a CDS encoding TonB-dependent receptor gives rise to the protein MNFNPLKKTVLVAALAFAGYGSVNAQVTTSNMSGVVTMSDGKKITGATIKATHMPSGTVYSATANSAGVFNLSNMRVGGPYKVEVTYGNEKPIIYEDVYLELGQPFALNPIFGEKTANIAEVIISGTGGRNMNKTGAATNIGQKLIQDLPQSSRSITDFTRLTPQANGNSFAGRDARYNNLQIDGANFNNGFGLSSSPLPGGNSQPISLDAIQEISVNIAPFDVTQSGFTGAGINAITKSGTNKFHGSLYGYYTGKDLSGWKINGDEIQKVSGAKMTNGFTVGGPIVQNKLFFFLSGERETATGANASGANLWTASQDGVADPANNISRVKESDLIAVQNHLINRWGYNPGRYQGYADEAEQQGDKFLLRLDWNISDKHKFAVRYNMLKGTSQQLANASSGPAPRSSWGRVSDKAMTFESGNYGFENTVSSITAELNSTFNSSLSNKLLFTYSKIQDKRTSPSEKLFPFVDIWDGSANGGNYISFGTELFSYLNDVVNDNFSFTNNLTYTVGKNNFTAGIAYEVQKFGNSYTRMGTGYYRYASVEDFLKTGTSAEVAPIMFGLTYPYANQDTYSRVNFGLASAYLQDRITLSDKFNFTVGLRAELPNYLNDLTANPSIDALNLLDKNGNPRNYASGEWPKSKVSLSPRLGFNYDVIGDKSLTLRGGTGIFTGRVPFVWLTNMPTNAGVLQNTVEPGSYAEIAGWIGNVTFQPQDIYYYVNNPPAGAGNVFINSPKEGAPSSFALVDQDFKMPSVWRSSFGADYKIPNSVFTLTTDILYTKDVNSVFQYGANRKESTARMTNQDRVYYPNTASYQYNTKIGANSATVLTNSDTKGTAFSATFGANMRTWKGLSGSVFYTFSEAKEISANAGSSASSAWQASPTVDSPNQQDLSISAFSVPHRIVANVSYNIKNTTIGVYYSGANQGRFSYYYSNDVNGDGIANDLMYIPKAGEVVKFADIKSGTTTVFTADQQRAAFDKFIADNGLEAYRGQILPRNEFLLPWLNRVDVRISQNLFTDMVQKGDKVAISLDILNFGNLLNSHWGIQDNTVSSYGAAVLGRSGNLSPDPTFQMLRSGADLVNAPYRPASNRFTTWSAMLGFKYSF